In Rhinolophus ferrumequinum isolate MPI-CBG mRhiFer1 chromosome 8, mRhiFer1_v1.p, whole genome shotgun sequence, the DNA window TTGATCTTTGGATCAGATTCCCAAACGTGGACGCGTGCAGTTCCACTGCCAGCAGCGTCACACAAGCCCCGGGTCCTCTGGCGGGGGATGAAATATTCAGTTTGATGGTTCACGTAGGTGACGTCCGTCCTTGTCCTGGTGTTTATAAAGCGGAGCCTGTGTGCTGGCAGCAGGCGACCATCAGCTGCGAGACTGAGGCTGAGGACAGGAGCAGAGCGAGGTGGCCAGGTAACCTCAGGGAGGGCAGCAGATGGAGGTGCGGTTTCTTAAATTGTTGAAATTAAACAGGGCCAGAGCAACGCAGGGTTTAGCCTCAGAATAATACTTTGAAGGCACTGAAATTAAAACTGCTATGAAAACACTAAGAAGTTGTCTTTTCACCGGAGCTGTTTTCCCGGGAGTTGTCCACTTTGGGGGTGGCAGGAAGAAGCCGGGGCACTGACGGGTGGGTGGTCTCACCCTCTGGATTCCTCCTGCTGCAGGCGGACCTGAGCCAGTCAGCGGGTCAGTGGGGATGAGTCTGAGGAAGATGAAAACCTTCCTGCTGCACGGGGTGgccctctgcctcctgctggtGCCTCTGGCAGGTGAGAGGCTCCCTGTCCTCCTGCATGCTCCCCTCTGCGCCTCGTCCCCCTGCCACCAGGGCAGCTGATGTGTGGTGAGACCGCCCCGGGGGTTCTCCTGGGTGACTGTTCTCCTCTTCCTTTGCAGGGGCCAAGCCTGTGCAGGAGGAGGGAGGTATTGTATCTTCCTCCCATTTCTTCTCTTGtctggtggggctgggggaaggagagggactGGGTGGGAGCTGCTTCTTATTCCAAGCAGCTGAAGGGGACCCCTGGGTCCGCTCCAGGCCCAGCTGTGCGAGCAGAGGGACTGGCGCCTCtttcccaggccctgccctccaggcccCGGGGGACACATCAGATAGGGGCCACTCAGGGCTCTGCATGGTGTTGGGACCCTCTGAGCCCCTGAGGACACTGACATTCCCACCCTCGGACCCAGAGTTCTAGCTCAGTGCAGTAACATACAGgttccagggctgggggctgtggTCTCCTTTGAAATCCCACTAGGACAGCCCCACGTCCTTCCCACAGCACTCCCTCCCCGCTCAGCATCTCCAGGGAGGCCAGACTTTCCCCACCTTCTCCGcctcctcctctgtcccccacACCAGGAGTCCaaggggcagggcctgggtcaTCCCCCATTGCTGCCCCAATAACCAGGCTCCAGGGTGCTTCCGGGAGGACCTGGGGTGGCCCAGCCGCACTCCCAGCCAAGACGGTCCCCTCACCGCGCTGGCTCTGCTGAGCACCTTCACCTGCCTGAGGCCTCCATGGGGGTGGCCAGGGGGCAGGATGAGTGGCACAGCCCTGAGGCCGGCTATTGTGTCTTTCAGACCCCTACGCTGAGCTGCCGGCCATGCCCTACTGGCCTTTCTCCACGTCTGACTTCTGGAACTATGTGTACTTCTTCCAGACGCTGGGGGCCTACCCCCAGATCGACGAAATGGCCCGCACCTTCTTTGCTCACTTCCCCCTGGGGAACACCCTGGGCTTCCATGTCCCCTATCAGGAGGACTGAGAGGTCCCCAGCCTGGCGCCCTGGGGCAGAGAGGGACCCCGAGGGGATTTGGGTCTGGCCTCAGCTCAATAAACTCCTGACTTAAAATGCACAACACACgtttgtggttttctttcaaGAGACAGCTCCACTCAGGacccatttcctttctctttcggCCCAGGAAGCTGCTCCTTTGACCGTCAGCGAGCACTTCTTTGATAAGCATGTACACAGTTTCTGTCCATAGAAGACACAGCAGCTCTAGCTCAGGACTCGCTGCTTTGTGTCCCCCGTCATCTCATCCTCACCCTGACCCTAGGAGCGGTGCTGCAGGTCCCCCAGAGTGTGGGTGGGGGAACTGAGGCAAAGAGACACCAGGTAACTGGCTGAGCTGTTGATGGACCCAGGCCCATCCAGGCAGCTTCACCCCAGAGCCCCTGCCCTTAGCCACTAAGCTGGATAGCAGCCAGACCTGCAGCGGCCACCCCTGGGCAGGCCCTGCCTGGACAGCCCCCCTCACACTCGGCACTCTCCTGAGGGCGGTTTACACCAGGCAGCAGGGGTTCCGTCTCTGTGGAAGGGTCAGGGCGCTGGGAGCACTAGGTCTGCCCACCCTGTGCTCTCcggaggaagaggaaggatggACAGGCAGCATGGACGGCGTCTCAGGGACCAGACTCTCCTACGGGGACACCTGCAGTGCAGATGGTGAGCCATCGCAGGCAGGTGTGCAAGCTGGAGACCCTGCAGGTCACACCCTGTCAGATGGAAGAAACTAATGGGCTGCAACCAGAGTttctactaaaataaaataatagaaagtaTGATGTATTTCACTACAGATACTGGTATGTGTGCTAAAGTCTAGCTACAGAAACTGTGACTCATAATAAGAATTACGTAGGGCTTTGTGAAACTTGTGTGCTACCCATTCTATCTGGGAGGAAATACGTGATGGCGCTGGATTTGGTCCTGCGTGCTATCCGTCCGGGAGGCTTGGTAGGCAGTCCTTTAAGATGAGTGAGGCAATTTCTGCTGCTCAGAGCAAGAGTCGAGTTATCTCAAGCAGTAGGGGACGTAACTGTGAGAATTCTCATAGCAACAGTGTCTTGGGGGGTACTTCCTGGGACCCAGGCACGGACCCCAGCAGGGCTGTGAGGGCCCTGGAAAGGGGGAGGTTGCCGCGGTGCCCAGAGCAGCAGGGCTCGGCCCCTCCTGTGGtcacccccctcaccccagcccGCCACAGGCTTGCTGCCCTCTCACCTCCACCTCCTGTGACCACCTGGTGGGTTCTCTCCCTGTGCCCCTGATTAAATTCTCAACAAGAAGACTAACTAATTGCTTTGGGGAAGCCCAtacattctttgtctctttctttccctcccttgaACTAGTTTGAATTTGGTTTCTGTAAGTTAGCTGcattttttgagagaaaaaaaattcctgattcATATAACAGCTGGACATGAGGTTTTGTCATAAGTTCCCACTGGGGACAACTGGGTCTCGATCCATCAGACCAGAGAAAAGATGCTCTTGGCAGCTGGATTTCCCCGGtagtgacgtgtgtgtgtgtgtgtgtgtgtgtgtgtgtgtgcttgcacacCTCGCTGGCAGGTGTGCAAGCATTAAAGAATGGTGgccccctctgtctctctgtcgGCTGCTCGGAAAGTCCCTAATCCTGGGTGCCTTCCTGGGCAGACCCCATGGTGCTCTGGCCAGAACTATGTCCCGTCTCAGGAGTCAGCAGCACCCCATAGCTGCCAGGGGACACACAGCTGGGCCACATTTATGTGTCTTTAAAGGCCCAGCTGACCCTCCCTCTTTTCTCAGAGGATGAAGCCTGCACCCCCCACATCCCCCAGACCCCACGCCCACTAGGTAACAGGCTGCCCGCCTTGCAGCTCCCGGGGCACCTCACTGCCGTGTTTAGGACTCAGATTTGGCAAGAACCCCTCCTGTTCATCTCAGCACACAGCAGGTTCAGTTCTCTTCTATGCACCCCCTCTTGTAGTCAGAACTTGTGGGGGACCCTTCCACTTCCTGCCCATGTTCTCAGCCCCCTTTACCCCTCAACACTCCACTGTTGAGCTTCTCGCCACGAACAAGCGTGAGCCATGGCCACCATTGTCCCATCCCTGCCATGGTCACTGCTGGCCTGATGGCTGGGGGATTCGTCTGTCGATGGATAGATACCCAAGTTGTTTCTACGTTTAAGCTGATGTGAATGATACTGTGAACACGGGTATGAAAATTCTCTCGttaagaccctgctttcaatttggGGTATaaatccagaagtgggattgctggagcacatggtagttctatgtttaattccTGCGGAACTGCCCCAGTGTCTTCCccagcggctgcaccattttagaGTCCCACagcagtgcacaggggttccagtttccccacatcctccccaatacttgttattttctggaggcttttatcctgataggtgtgaggtggcatctcattgggttttgatttgcattttcctggtcagtgacattgagcattttttcatgggCTTGTTTACCATTcgtgtatctttggagaaatgtccttATTCACGTCTTTTGCTCAGTTTTGCatctggttgttgttgttgttgttgaattttagttCTCTATACATTCTGGGCGTTAACGCCGTCTCAGATTTATGATTCGCAAACATTTCCTCCTATCCTGTGGATTGCCTCTTCACTCTGCTGACCATTCACATTCTTTAATGAGAATTTCTTGGGCACCtttctgtgccaggtgctttggGCTG includes these proteins:
- the OTOS gene encoding otospiralin, whose protein sequence is MVHVGDVRPCPGVYKAEPVCWQQATISCETEAEDRSRARWPGGPEPVSGSVGMSLRKMKTFLLHGVALCLLLVPLAGAKPVQEEGDPYAELPAMPYWPFSTSDFWNYVYFFQTLGAYPQIDEMARTFFAHFPLGNTLGFHVPYQED